One genomic window of Cannabis sativa cultivar Pink pepper isolate KNU-18-1 chromosome 2, ASM2916894v1, whole genome shotgun sequence includes the following:
- the LOC133034872 gene encoding uncharacterized protein LOC133034872, with protein MSSVSMSSEETDHSQERNLDESSTQEPSGGMSFSSSDEINEYQQNTVTFDQVVTGAQSFYPQGHQGEFGNYAANTPMLSPPQADISLLSASATSVESSQQDLQFPSLNPVQDMGFNQRNRSSAPPANNMNTQNQLIDPSDIPEHLNLSQTMELMNQGGVPSMNQPMRSLGSSSSFGIMNNYHLPISNLPAEFRLESSSRLQLPQGQQQDLQTTPEIGDDGIPFMSKKWTNWHVQNQNTMHESPTGTRTQEIQVQGMMDQVEGQGTFYQGINTSNHHVQVPNMPIQQGMNPFGTGPTLPIHPEGFSASNQNRMQGNFVNSGQYEAGESSRRSSKMKMTWQENSNFSQSSSHQQPTWVSPSQGSLSQNNISAAQNPRANTLRSTVYDPIYEQMGLPIDPHLRMFMLRHGTGNNSGGHPRSF; from the exons ATGTCTTCCGTGTCAATGTCATCCGAAGAAACTGACCATTCTCAAGAGAGGAATCTTGATGAGAGCTCAacacag GAACCAAGTGGAGGGATGTCTTTTTCTTCCTCGGATGAAATTAATGAATATCAGCAAAATACAGTGACTTTTGATCAGGTTGTGACTGGAGCTCAATCATTTTATCCTCAAGG ACACCAAGGTGAATTTGGAAATTACGCTGCAAACACACCAATGTTAAGCCCTCCACAAGCAGATATTTCACTCCTTTCTGCATCAGCTACATCA GTGGAGTCATCTCAGCAAGATCTGCAATTTCCCTCACTCAATCCTGTTCAAGACATGGGTTTCAACCAGAGAAATCGTTCAAGTGCTCCTCCAGCAAATAACATGAACACTCAAAACCAACTGATTGATCCTTCAGACATCCCTGAACACTTGAATCT GTCTCAAACAATGGAGTTGATGAATCAAGGCGGTGTGCCCTCCATGAATCAACCAATGAGAAGTTTGGGGAGCTCATCTTCTTTTGGGATCATGAACAATTATCATCTTCCCATATCGAACTTGCCAGCAGAATTTCGCTTGGAATCATCCTCAAGGCTTCAACTCCCCCAGGGCCAGCAACAAGACTTGCAA ACCACACCAGAAATCGGGGATGATGGAATTCCTTTCATGAGCAAGAAATGGACTAATTGGCATGTCCAGAACCAGAATACCATGCATGAGTCTCCAACTGGAACCAG GACACAAGAAATTCAAGTCCAGGGAATGATGGACCAGGTTGAGGGACAAGGAACATTTTATCAGGGCATAAACACTTCAAATCATCATGTCCAAGTTCCCAACATGCCAATTCAACAG GGAATGAATCCCTTTGGAACAGGACCAACTCTTCCTATTCATCCTGAAGGCTTTTCAGCTAGTAATCAGAATAGG ATGCAGGGAAATTTCGTGAATTCCGGCCAGTATGAAGCAGGAGAGTCATCACGGAGGTCTTCCAAG ATGAAAATGACTTGGCAAGAAAACAGCAACTTCTCACAATCTTCCAGTCATCAACAGCCTACTTGGGTTTCTCCATCTCAAGGTTCTCTAAGCCAGAACAATATCTCAGCTGCTCAGAACCCAAG GGCCAACACTCTCAGGAGTACAGTTTATGATCCAATATATGAACAAATGGGTTTACCAATTGATCCTCATTTGCGCATGTTTATGTTAAGGCATGGAACTG GTAATAATAGTGGAGGTCATCCCCGGAGTTTCTAA
- the LOC133028933 gene encoding uncharacterized protein LOC133028933 produces MRIKKRKRQNRAVKFYTACCGFRKPFRVFCCGTFVHHLVDNHITPADQVISELLGSPVKLFTTRCIIEELKRLGPSYTEALEAARSLITARCPHEELKGGDACIADIIGKTNAEHFFLATTDYGLREKFREIPNTPIIYASRNAVLLESPSPFQRSYIKKLEEERSHMSLLELKILANKGISKEETEDEQTVRRKNVHKGLEMKDKVQFKRNRAKGPNPLSCLKKKKPDNADTQQKKDGNGNSDSSKKRNRKRKRSKTNQKKEASEN; encoded by the exons ATGAGAATTAAGAAACGAAAGCGTCAGAACAGGGCAGTGAAGTTCTACACTGCTTGCTGTGGTTTCAGAAAGCCCTTCAGAGTATTCTGCTGTGGCACATTTGTGCACCACTTGGTTGATAATCACATTACCCCCGCTGACCAAGTTATCTCTGAACTTCTTGGTTCTCCAGTCAAGCTTTTCACTACCAG GTGTATTATTGAAGAGTTGAAAAGGCTTGGTCCATCTTATACTGAGGCTCTTGAAGCAGCTCGTAGCCTCATAACGGCAAG ATGTCCACATGAAGAATTGAAGGGTGGTGATGCTTGCATTGCTGATATAATTGGCAAAACTAATGCTGAGCACTTCTTTCTTGCTACTACGGATTATGGGTTGCGAGAGAAATTCAGGGAG ATACCCAATACTCCTATAATATATGCATCACGAAATGCTGTATTGCTAGAATCGCCATCGCCTTTTCAACGGTCTTACATTAAAAAACTGGAAGAGGAGCGTTCTCACATGAGTTTATTGGAGCTAAAGATCTTGGCTAATAAGGGGATTTCTAAAGAAGAAACAGAAGATGAGCAAACTGTTAGAAGGAAGAATGTCCACAAGGGATTGGAGATGAAGGATAAAGTTCAGTTCAAAAGAAATAGAGCAAAG GGTCCAAATCCACTTTCATGTTTGAAGAAAAAGAAGCCTGATAATGCAGATACTCAACAAAAGAAG GATGGAAATGGGAATAGTGATTCTTCTAAAAAGAGAAATAGAAAGCGCAAGAGGTCAAAGACAAACCAAAAGAAGGAGGCTTCGGAGAACTAG